The following are encoded together in the Gilvimarinus sp. DA14 genome:
- a CDS encoding transglutaminase-like cysteine peptidase has protein sequence MQANYGEDGVSYLRAWFELLERSKPENTQQQLQSINDFFNRGLTFSDDRLLWKEKDYWATPMQTMGVRGGDCEDFTIAKYFSLLKLGMPAEHLRLIYVRANTGGRVQAHMVLGYFSSPDAEPLILDNLNPLILPASQRTDLTPVFSFNSQGLWLGGSKSTSDPTARLSRWRDVLQRMQQEGF, from the coding sequence ATGCAAGCTAACTACGGCGAAGATGGCGTCAGTTACCTGCGCGCCTGGTTTGAATTGCTAGAGCGCAGCAAACCAGAAAATACGCAGCAGCAATTACAGAGTATTAACGACTTTTTTAACCGCGGCTTAACCTTTAGCGATGATCGCCTGCTCTGGAAAGAAAAAGACTATTGGGCCACACCCATGCAAACCATGGGAGTACGCGGCGGCGACTGTGAAGATTTCACCATCGCGAAATACTTTTCGCTGCTAAAGCTAGGTATGCCAGCCGAGCACCTGCGCTTGATTTACGTGCGTGCTAACACCGGCGGCAGAGTCCAGGCACATATGGTGCTGGGGTACTTTTCCTCCCCCGACGCCGAGCCCCTGATTCTGGATAATCTTAACCCTCTCATTTTGCCCGCAAGCCAAAGAACCGACCTTACTCCTGTGTTTAGTTTCAACAGCCAGGGGTTGTGGCTGGGCGGCAGTAAATCCACATCAGACCCCACCGCCCGCTTATCGCGCTGGCGCGACGTGTTACAACGAATGC